GTGCGATGTAATTCGATTTAATTCTAAAAGCATTGTTCTAATAATTTCAGCTCGTCTTGGAGCTTCAATCCCTAGAAGTTTTTCAATAGCAAGTGCATAACCGTAGTTATTTGAAGTAGCAGCGATATAATCCATTCTATCTGTTGTTGGTAAGAATTCATTATAAATCATATTCTCAGCCATTTTCTCCATACCTCTATGAAGGTATCCAATCATTGGTCGAGATTTTACTACTTGTTCACCTTGAAGTTCTAAAACAAGTCTCATTTGTCCGTGAGCAGAGGGATGTTGTGGTCCAAAGTTCACCATCATTGTATTATCTTCTCTCTCGAAGTTAATATTCTCAAAAAAAGGTTTTAATCTATTGGCTTGTTGCATTCTTTTACCTTCTTCTTTTTAAAACAACTGATTCTTCAGGTTTTAATGTTTTCATAATTTTTGATGTATCATCTTCTTGATATTTGATTGAAGTTTCAGGTTCAAACTCAGTAATATCAGTTTGGAAAGGAACTTCGTGACCCAATCTTGCAAATCTAGTAGTATCATATCTATCAATTGCAGCTGGATCTCGCTGTTCAGGTCCGATTATATCTCTAGCTTCTTTTCCAAAGATTTTATCAACTTCATACCACGAAGCTGCTTCATCACCTTGAAGTGGATAAGTTTTTCTTAATGGATGATCATACCAATCATCTGGCATAATTAATCTTTTCATATTAGGATGATTTACAACTTTTACACCTAATAAATCATACATTTCTCGCTCAGACCAATTTGCAGAATCAAAGATAGAAGATATAGATTCAATTGCATCATTTTTGCTTAGAAAACATTTGATTCTTAGTCTTTTATGTTTTGATAATGAAAGCATTTCATAAAATATTTCATAGCCATCTTTTTGTGCTAAATAATCAATAGCAGACATCTCAATTAACATATCGTATTCTAAATTTTCACTTAAAAATTTCATAATATCAACAATTGCATTTTTATTAACATACATTACTAGATGTGTATGTTCTATATATGCTTGCTCAACTTTAAATACTGAAGAAAAAGCTTCATAATCTTTTGAAAAAATTTCATCGCTTGCAACATCTAATCTTGGAACCGTAGGAGATACAAAAAATCTATCAGAAAAAGGAGCTTTTCTTTGAACATCATCTTTTGGCGTATATTTTCTCATTAAACTAGCCTTTTTTTCTTATGCGCTCTGAAAATTGACTCTTTTCTAATTTTTCTTTGAAGTGTCAT
The Poseidonibacter antarcticus DNA segment above includes these coding regions:
- a CDS encoding NADH-quinone oxidoreductase subunit C, whose amino-acid sequence is MRKYTPKDDVQRKAPFSDRFFVSPTVPRLDVASDEIFSKDYEAFSSVFKVEQAYIEHTHLVMYVNKNAIVDIMKFLSENLEYDMLIEMSAIDYLAQKDGYEIFYEMLSLSKHKRLRIKCFLSKNDAIESISSIFDSANWSEREMYDLLGVKVVNHPNMKRLIMPDDWYDHPLRKTYPLQGDEAASWYEVDKIFGKEARDIIGPEQRDPAAIDRYDTTRFARLGHEVPFQTDITEFEPETSIKYQEDDTSKIMKTLKPEESVVLKRRR